From the Cryptococcus neoformans var. neoformans JEC21 chromosome 6 sequence genome, the window TCATCTATTAGCTTGGAGCCACTCCATGAAAGAAACGCTTTATGTCATACGTGGAGACCATCATACTTGAGAAACATCAATAAAACTAACAGCGATGCGGCATGAGTGCGTCGCCGACGGCGGCAGACGGCACCGACAAACGATTCCAGACAAATAAATAAACGCAGTTACTGTTATTTCGGGCTTGTCGGCTTTGAATGGGCGCGATTTTGATGGGGACGACGGCATCGCGCggggggtggaggtggaggtgcaAGTTACGTAAGTGTGATGTATACGCGTGGGGAATGATTTTGCCGGAGAGGTGTCCGCGCTGGCTTCCCCAAAAGACAGGAGGAATTCAGGTTACGTACCCTTCAGCTTCATTTAACTCCTTGATCCAACatttctcatcctcattcaCACGTTTCCTCCCCAACGTCCCCGtatttctctccttctttcttctctcataCCAGTGCTACTCGGCAACGCCCGGAAGTGACGGCTTCACGACCTATACCCAGTCTTCATATTCTCAAATCAAATCCAACAGGCGAATCTCGTCAACCATGTCTTCGGCTACCCCCAACGGGAGCGCCGTGAATGGTCAATCAGACATATACGACCATTCCAAAGTTGCCCAGTTTATCGGTAAGTTCAGGCGGCATGGATCCAAGGTTTTCTCAGACAGGCAGCCATTGCCTCGCATCGACCGATCGATCTAAGCTCCTACGGAGGATCAACAAGGTATTGCGGTTGCCATGCGGACTCGGGAGAGCCCTATGGTGTATACGTTAACCTTCTAGAGTTGATCTCTGCTTCTTGCTCTATACATGGATCGTTGATTGTTGACCCCTGGCGGTGACGGCGGAATTGACAGAAAGAGCGAAGTTGCTAACGCCGGCATTTACAGGCGCCAACTCTGTCGAGTCCGCACCTTCTGGCCGGGTGACCGACTTCGTCAAGGCTCACAACGGTCACACTGTTATCACTAAGGTTAGTTTCAGCTTTTTATTGACACAGCGGCAGCCTCTAACCGTCCTATAGGTTTTGATCGCCAACAACGGTATTGCCGCTGTTAAGGAAATTAGGTCCATCAGAAAATGGTCTTACGAAACCTTTGGCTCTGATCGTCAAATTGAATTCACTGTCATGGCGACCCCGGAAGATTTGCGAATCAACGCCGAATATATCCGCATGGCGGACCGATACGTTGAGGTCCCAGGTGgaagcaacaacaacaactaTGCCAACGTTGATTTCATTGTAGATGTTGCGGAGCGAGCCGGTGTCCATGCCGTCTGGGCTGGTTGGTGAGTTATTTTGTCAGTTCATGCACATAGACATTAACCATTGCAGGGGTCACGCTTCTGAAAACCCTCGGCTTCCTGAAACTCTCGCCAAATCGAAGATCATCTTTATCGGTCCTCCTGGATCTGCTATGCGATCCCTCGGTGACAAGATTTCATCTACCATTGTTGCTCAGCACGCGAAAGTTCCCTGTATGCCATGGTCCGGTACCGGCATTTCCGACACAATACTTTCCCCCCAAGGCTTCGTGACGGTTCCTGACAAGGCGTACGACGATGCTTGCGTCCACAGCTGGGAGGAGGGTCTTGAGAGGGCTGAGAAGATTGGATTCCCGATCATGATCAAGGCTAGTGAgggcggtggtggtaagggcaTCAGaaaggttgaggatggagagaagttCAAGAATTCGTTCCAGGCTGTTGCCGGCGAAGTACCTGGTGAGTATAATCAAGTGTTCAAACGTTGTAGATGCTCATGATCGATTATTTAGGATCACCGATCTTCATTATGAAGCTTGCCGGATCAGCTCGTCACTTGGAAGTCCAACTTATCGCCGACCAATACGGTAATGCCATCTCCCTTTTCGGTCGAGACTGTTCCGTTCAGCGTCGACACCAAAAGATCATCGAAGAAGCGCCTGTCACTATTGCCAAGCCGGAGAcatttgaagagatggagaaggctgCAGTTCGACTCGCCAAATTGGTCGGCTACGTCTCTGCTGGTACGGTCGAGTACCTTTACTCCCACTCTGATGATAGTTTCTACTTCCTCGAGTTGAaccctcgtcttcaagTGGAGCACCCTACCACTGAGATGGTCAGTGGCTGTAACATCCCAGCCGTTCAACTCCAAATTGCGATGGGTATCCCTCTACACCGAATCCGAGACATCCGTACTCTTTACGGTATGGACCCTCACGGCATCACAGAAATTGATTTCGATGGTAGTAAGCCTGAATCCGTCAACACTCAGCGTAAGCCTACTCCTAAGGGCCATGTCATTGCTTGTCGTATCACTGGTGAAAACCCCGACGCTGGGTTCAAGCCCTCTTCCGGTAACCTTACCGAGCTCAACTTCCGTTCCAACTCTAACGTCTGGGGTTACTTTTCCGTGTCCTCTGCTGGTGGTCTCCATGAATATGCGGACTCTCAATTCGGGCACATTTTTGCCTACGGCATGGAGCGGAGTGAGGCCCGGAAATCGATGGTCGTCGCGCTCAAGGAGTTGAGCATCCGGGGTGAATTTCGAACGACTGTTGAATACTTGATCAAGTTGTTGGAGAAGCCAGAATTTGAAAACAACACCCTTACCACCCAATGGCTGGATGGCCTTATCGCGGAGGGTATGACGTCTGAACGCCCGGACCCTGTTGTCGCTGTCGTTTGTGGTGCTGTAGTTAAGGCTTATATTGCTTACGAAGCGTCACTTGCTAAGTACAAATCGGTCCTTGACAAGGGTCAAGTTCCTCCTAAGGACTCTCTCCAGACGTTCTTCAAGAGTGAATTCATTTATGAGAATGTGCGATATTCATTTGCCATGGCCAAGTCTTCTGCCTACTCTTTCACTCTCTACCTCAACGGCGGTCGTATCTTTGTTGGGTGCCGAGGTCTCAGCGATGGTGGTCTTCTGATCTCCCTGAGCGGCGCTACTCACACGGTTTACTtccgagaagaagtgggcGCCATGGTCCTTTCCGTGGACTCCAAGACCACACTTATTGAAGATGAGCAGGACCCAAGTCAGCTCCGAAGCCCTTCTCCCGGTAAACTTGTACGGTACCTCATTGACTCTGGTGATCATGTCGATGCGGGCGATGCCTATGCGGAGATCGAAGTCATGAAGATGATTATGTCAGTGACTGCCAGCGAGAGCGGTATCGCTCAATTCATGAAGCAACCTGGCCAGACCCTGGCCTCCGGCGAGTTGCTCGGTATCTTGACCCTCGACGATCCTACGAAGGTCAAATTCGCTAAGCCTTTCGAGGGTATTCTTCCAACGTTCGAATTAAAGAACGGTCGATACGGCACAAAGCCTCATCAACGTTTGCGCGAGCATCTTGAAGTTCTTTACGATAACCTTTCCGGCTACGATAACAGTGCCTCTGtcctttcttcgcttcgCATCGTCGAGACTGCCCTTCGTGACGCCGATCTTCCGTACTCTAACGCCCAGGGCGTCATGTCCACCCTCAGTGGTCGTATCCCTCAAAAGCTCGAGGACGAAATCCGCAGCATTTTGGATTCTTGCCGTGCCGGACGGTTTGAGTTCCCTAGTCGCAAGCTTCAACATACCATCGATGTGTTTGTTGAAGAAAATGTCTTGCCCAAAGAGCGTCCTCAAGTTATTGCAGCCATTTCCCCTCTCAAGGTTCTGATTGATGCCTTCGCTCATGGACTTAAAGTTCACGAGTGGCAGACTTGGGCGGATCTGCTAAGCTTCTTTGCCGATGTTGAAGAGCCTTTCGCCGACACCACCCGTACTCAAGAGAACGTCATTCTCAAGCTTCGAGATGATTGCAAAGACCTTGATCAGGTCGTTAATCTCGTCCTTTCCCACAGTAAGATTGCTTTAAAGACCAAGTTGGTCCTTGCTTTGCTTGATGTTATCAAGTCCGAATCACCTCGTGCCTCCATGACTCCCGAAAGCCGTGTCAATGATGCTCTTAGTCGACTTGCCGCTCTCGACAGTCGACCCACCGCCAAGGTTGCActcaaggccaaggaggtgATGATCGTCGGATCTCTCCCGAGTTATGAGGAGAGACTCGGCCAGTTGGAGAAACTTCTCAGTGCTGCTGTCACTACCAGCTATTACGGCCAGCAAGGCTCAGGCCATCGATTGCCTTCGGCTGATGTTCTCAAGGAGGTCACCGACTCTCGTTACACCGTCTTCGATGTGCTCACCACTTTCTTCGATCATGATGATCCTTGGGTTGCCCTTGCTGCCCTTGAAGTGTACGTCCGACGAGCATATCGGGTGTACAACGTCTTGCACCTTGACTACGAAGCAGGTGAAAAAGGTGGTGAGCCTCATATCATCACCTGGCGATTCAAGCTCGGCGGTCATCAAAGCGAGCCCGCCACGCCTCGCGTTGACTCTACCAAGGACTTTACCCGTATCGCAAGCATGTCTGACCTCAGCTATGTTGTCACCACCAAGACTGAGCCGGTTCGATTTGGTCTCATGACTTCGTACAATGATTTGGCTTCTCTTGAGCAAAGTTTTGCTAAGCTCCTCTCCATATACCCCGCCTTCAGCCATGCTGAACACATCGAAAAATTCGGAAAGGACGCCCGCCATCCTCATGTTATGAATGTCGCCCTACGTTTGTTTAATGGCGAACAGATGTCTGACATTGAGCTCAACGAGCGATTCCACGCGCTTGCAAACCAGTATGCTGCGGAGATTAATGGAAAAGGTATTCGACGAATCAGCTTCGTAATCTGCCGCAAGGACCAATACCCAGCCTATGTGACTCTTCGCGAATCTGTTGAGGGTTattggaaggaggaagaagctatCAGAGACATCGAACCTGCTCTTGCTTATCAGCTGGAACTCGGACGATTGTCCAACTTCAAGATcactcctcaaccttcttctaACCGACAAATTCACGTTTACCATGCTGTTGGCCGTGAGAACACCTCTGATGTTCGCTTCTTTGTGCGAGCGCTTCTTCGACCGGGTCGTTTCCAAGGAAACATGCAGGTCAAGGAGTACCTTATCTCTGAGACAGACCGGCTCGTAGGTGACATCCTTGACACCCTTGAAGTTGTCAGCTCCCAGCACCGACAAGCCGACTGTAACCACATCATGGTTAACTGTGTCTACAACCTCAATGTCACCTTTGACGACATCCAGGAGGCGTTGGCTGGTTTCATTGAGCGTCACGGCAAGAGGCTGTGGAGGTTGCGTGTGACTCAGGCGGAGATCAGAGTGGTTattgaagacgaggaagggaaCGTTTTGCCCATCCGATCGTTCATTGAGAATGTCTCAGGATTTGTAGTCAAGTATGAGGCTTATCAGGAAATCGATAACGACAAGGGCAAGTCCATCCTTAAATCCATTGGCGAGAACGGTCAATTCCATCTCCAGCCTGTCAACTTCCCTTACTCAACAAAGGAGTCTCTCCAGCCTCGTCGATACCAAGCTCATGTGATCGGCACCACTTATGTCTATGACTTCCCAGATCTTTTCCGACAGGCGACTGACAAAGCGTGGCATAATCTCCAGACATATCTGCCCAACATCAAGATTCCATCAGATTTGCTTACTGCTACCGAATTGATCTTTGACGAGCATGGTGAGTTGCAGGAAGTGAATCGTGCTCCTGGTCTCAACACCTGCGGTATGGTCGCCTGGGTGTACACCCTCAAGACACCCGAGTATCCCCAAGGCCGTCGGGTCGTCGTCATCTCTAACGACATCACCTATCAGATTGGTTCTTTCGGTCCaattgaagatgaattcTTCTACAAGGCGACCCAGTATGCCCGTAAACACGGTCTTCCTCGAATTTACCTTTCCGCAAATTCTGGTGCCCGTATTGGCCTGGCTGAGGAGGTCATGGCTCTTTTCGATGTTGCGTGGCGTGAAGCTGGCAAGCCTGAAAAAGGTTTTGACTATCTCTACCTCACACCCGCCAACCTTGATAAGCTTAATGACATGGGACCCGGCAGTGTGATCACTGACGAAATTGAGGTCgatggagagaggaggCATAAGATTGTGTCCGTTATCGGTCTCAAAGACGGTTTGGGTGTCGAATGTTTACGAGGCTCCGGTTTGATTGCGGGTGAAACCTCCAGGGCATACGATGACATCTTTACTATTTCTATGGTAACTGCACGATCGGTTGGTATTGGTGCCTACCTTGTCAGATTGGGACAGCGTGTTGTTCAAGTAGAAGGTCAACCGATTATCTTAACTGGTGCTCAAGCTATCAACAAAGTTTTGGGTAAGGAGGTGTACACGAGTAACATCCAGTTGGGTGGTCCTCAGGTGAGCCCAATGAAGCAGTCGAGAATAAGTCAGCTAATCTATTGCCCCAGATCATGTACAAAAACGGTATCTCTCACTTGACTGCGGGCAGCGACCTGGATGGTGCTCTACAAATCATCAACTATTTGATGTTCATTCCCGGTAGGTTGGACAAATTGACTGTTCATGAGTCGTGACTGATTTACAATAGAACAACGTGGTCGAGCTATCCCTATCCTGCCTACTGGTGACCATTGGGACCGAGCCGTTGAGTGGAAGCCCACCAAGGCCGCTTACGACCCTCGAAACTTCTTGTCTGGTTGCAGTGAGGACATTGATGGTGTGCAGAGCTGGAAATCTGGTATCTTAGATAACGGTAGTTTCTTTGAGACGATGGGTGAGTGATAGTTGTTTTTCTCATCTTGCGATGACAAAGTTGACACAATCACATAGGCGGCTGGGCTCAAACCATTGTGACTGGTCGAGGAAGAATCAGTGGTATACCCGTGGCAGTCATTGCCGCTGAGACTCGATCCATCGAGCGCGTCGACCCTGCCGACCCCGCGAATGAGAACTCTCAAGAAAGTCGCGTGTCCCTTGCTGGTACCGTTTGGTTCCCCGACAGCTCCAGAAAGACTGCTACTGCCATCGAAGATGCCAACCGAGAGGGCCTCCCACTTGTTATCTTTGCCAACTTCCGAGGTTTCTCCGGCGGTATGTCCGACATGGCGCAAGCCATTCTCAAGGAGGGTGCAAAGATCGTCGACGGTCTAAGTAGCTACAAGCACCCTGTCATTGTCTATCTCGTACCCAATGGGGAATTGCGAGGTGGTGCGTGGGTAGTCTTGGACCCATCCATCAACCCTGAACACATGACCATGTTTGTCGACAATGAGTCTAGGGGTGGTGTCTTGGAACCTGAGGGTATCGTGGAGGGTAAGTTCCACTACCGTCTAGCATAATATGCATGGCAAAGCTAATCAATCACCTCGCACAGTTAAATATCGTAAGCCAAAGGTCCAGGCTACCATGGCACGATTGGATGAGGAATACGCCCGactcaagaaggaagttgAGAACCCCAACGCTTCTCCTGAAGAGAAGACTGCGGCGACAGCTAAGCTTGAAGCTCGTGAGAAACATCTCGGCCCCGCTTACCAATCCATCGCTCTTGAGTTTGCCGATCTCCGTTAGTATCCAATTACCTCGTGTTGTGCGATGAATCGCTGACGTAGCTTTAGACGATCGAAGTGGTCGAATGAAGGCCAAAGCCGACTGTATTCCCTGTGACTGGGAGAACTCTCGTCGTGCGATCTACTGGTCTTTGAGAAGAAAGTTAAGCGAGACTGTGAGTTGAAGTTATATCTGATGTAAAGCCGACTAACAAGGATGTCATCTGTAGCGTATTCTCAAGAAACTTGAAAACGCCAACCCTCGTCTTACTTATCCTGAGCGAAAAGAGCTTCTCCAGCAGTTCATTCCCATCGAGCTTTCCAGCGACAGCGAGGTGGCTGCGTACATCGAAAAATCTGGAGAAGCTATTGAGTCATTCATCCAGGGTGTGCGCGACGAGTGGTGTTCCGACACTTTGGTTTCCTGGGCGTAAGTCTTACTATGCCTCTAGTTTCTGTCTCGCACTAACGATAATTATAGCGGAACCAACCAGGAGGGAGTCATGTCTGGTTTCAAGAGAATCTTAGAAGGTCTCTCAGCGGAGCAGAAGGCACAGGTGCTTGCCGAACTTGGGATGCAAGGTCAAGCTTAAAGGGTGAATTTGGGCTGCGGCTGGAAGAGCGCTTAAGAATGGTGGTATTTCTCATCGCATTGTATATGTACCATTGGGTTTCCGCATCCCTTACGACTGTTTGGTTTCATTATTATTTCTCTATAGATAAATGCAGGATTCATGTCGGACGACTGATGGTAGCATTATTACCAGCTATTAATCACTTCGCATCACATTATTAGATTGGTAATAGGTTCCCCGCGCCTCTCATAGCCATTTGACCTCCGAGTCTCAAAGTAGTCATACCGCCTGGGAAATAAGCTATCACATATGACAACAGGGCAACGACCTGTATGATTGAGGCCAGAAGTGTGCCGATAGTGGATCTGATACcgatggcgaagaagagggtgaggcCTAGAGAGCCAAAATAacaaagagagaagggaatTCGTTCTGGAGAAAGGATATGCTTGAAATCTACGGGCAAAAATGTTAGAAATCAGGGTGCCTAGCAAGGAAGCAACATACGGTTCCAAGGACCATGTAAGATGGCGAATCCAAGCATAAACAAACAGCTTCCAAGGGTAAAGGCGAGCGCAAACTTCCGTGGTTTAATGGCAACTATTGATTGTCAACAAACATGTTTATGACGACAAAGTATTCTCTTTGAAGCTGTGACAACATACGAATGGGCAGGAAAAGGAATGCGATACCAAAACATGCTATTCCACCAGCACAACAAGCCAGAAATCCAATGAATCTGGATTTAGAATACATATAAGATCAGTCTCCTGCTTCGAGCTTGTTTGAAAGCCAGAAGGAGCACGAAGGAAACACGCACCTTTCCCATCTCTGACGATTGTGTCAGCGCTTTAGCCTCCAGAAACGTCACATGGTGTGTCCAGGTACTCACACTTAAAGCGAAATaagcctcttcctcctgacTATTGCCTTCATTCCGGAGGGGTATATACCCCGACATACTATTCCATGCTCGAGAAAAAGGATTTGAGGTCGAGGGCGGGGGAGCAGGCTGAGAGTCGTCTTGGACTGAGTTGGCCCATCTGAATGAGGACAGTTGAGAGCGAAAGCTGCGCTGAGCGCTGTCAGACATGCTTTATCTGCCTGGGGTAATTATGGATGCTGGAAAGGGggcagaaggagatggaaggggcAAACCATGGACACACTACGTAATAGCCAGCGGCATCGGTGAAACCTAGGCTCCCGAGTGTCTCGTCGGAGACCGATCGATGTCCGTCGAAGGGCTTGTGTCCAGCCTAGCTCACACCACTTCAAAAACTAATAAGTGCTGTACGTAGTGTGATAATTCACTCGAGCCGTTGATAGCCTGTATTATTGTGGCTTCTGTGCTCTATCCCACTGCGAAGCACAATAAGCCGGATACTGCTCCGCCAGAATCAGAAGCGGGCACTTTCCAGCCAattactcttcttctacttcctCCGTTCTAACGCGTTAACAACACAACATGAGCGTACGCCGGCCTTAAAGTGTCTTGCACTCAATCCAAAGAAGTTTAGCACATGAAGTAGATCAACAGGTAGTAAGACATAACTTCAAAAAGAAGTGGGGTATGAAATATTCGTGGAGGGAAACGAGGGGATAATTATTTATCCCGATATTTTACTATTTCTAGTGGGTGTCTAAAATATATAAAAAAATTCTCCAGCAGGGAGTTGAACCCTGGTCTACCGCGTCCACCGAAGAAAACGACTTCAAATGAGAAGCGGTTATACTAACCGTTATACTACTGAAGAGTATCATACAAAGGCTGTCTTGGGTTATCTTATTATTTGTAATTAAACAATAAATTTCAGTTGACTTCTGATGAACTCCTGCTTATTTAAACATAATGACAGAAAAGAAGACCGTAGTTCATACCACGAACGTGATGATGCATACAATAGCATGATAAGCGTTGGTACATTACAGAAAATCTATAAACATCTAAGGGGAACCCAGAAATAAACGAAGTCCTTTTCGAACTATCCCGATGTGTGTAGAACCCATCATTGTTTGAATGACAGCTTAGTACTGCTTCCTTTTATTAGTGGAACCTTTCGGTCTCCCTCTACCCCTCTTGACAGGTTCGCCATCAAGAGGTTTTGGcatttctcttccctcattATGCACCTcgatcttctttcccttcttatTCAAAGATCCCTTGGGCCGTCCCCTCGGCCTCTTTTCTGACGAAGGAGTGGGGCGCGACGCTACTGAATTCTCAACCCCGAAACCTTCCTGCACTCTATGTCTGTTCGACCCCTTTGGTGTTCCCATTCCCTCCCTTTCCCGACTGTCTGGTTCATCTGCCGGGTGAGGAGATTCCGCCAAAGTATCTTCAACAACAGCTTCCTCATCAGGGTTTCCCTCATAACTTCGGTCTGAAGCATCAATTCGCGGTCGTTTGGGTGACCGCTCTTGTTCACCCTCTGGATCGGAGAAACATTCGGCCATCATTTGCGACGCATCTCCTTGAATTTTTTGCTTATGGAGCCCTTCGAGATGATTGGCATTTTTCGCCGAAGGCCAGTATCTTGATGTGGAGGCAGTGCGTTGTTTACATTTGTTTTGTTCATGTGAAGACTGGACAGTGGCCGGAGTAGAAGCGGATACAGGATGTTGGTTCTTGAGCCAAAGGGAGCGAAGAGTAAAATAGTAAGGATGGTCCCTCCCGAGCGTGACTACAAGTGGTATAAATTAGTAGGTGCAGAATGCAGGGCAGGAAGCGACATACCTCGCGTCACTTCGGGAACTTGTTCTTCACGACTCCATTCCGGATCGATTGCATACTTTGATTTATACCacccttctttcatccttttGACCAACCTAACGCATGGAGAATCAGTCATCGTCCTGTGTCAGCCTCCTTCGGCAAGACCACTCACAGATGCAGACGATTCCGCACAGGATGGACCATCCCGCTTGTCCATTTATCCGTCGCCTCCCACCCATTTGCTGACCTCCGTACCCACCCCTGTACTTCTTTGTCTCTCATCCAAGGCTCTTGCTTCAAAACTTCAAGACAAAGTTCGCGCTCGATGAGCCAACGATCCCCTGTATTGCTACCGAAGATACAAGCACTATACCTCGAGTTGGCTGCAATGAGATTCACGAGATGATTAGTGAGACGGGGTTCAGAATCCCAACTGCGGACTGTCAGTATAAATGTGTATGCGTATCAAGGTTATGAACATACTTAATGCGAATGTCCTTGTTCTGGACGCCCATCGTTTTGAGGACCAAAGATGGTTGGTTTGTGCCTTGCCGTCGCTGTCAACTGTTTGGTTACGCTGTGACCTTCCTATTCTCTACtctatcaattcttcctAAGCCGAAAAGATTTGATTTTGAGCTATGTGTTGAATTGTAATGGCCACTCTGAAAGGGGGATTTACTTCAGATTTGAAAGCAAAGTAGCTAAGCCACTGTtaggtttttttttttaaaacGCACATATGGCCTcacattttttttttcaacaACACAAACAAATCGATCGGGGCGGGCCGCCGTAAATTTTTTATTattttttcattttttattatcattttattttttttctgcACTATTTGGTTTACCTAATAAGCACTCGCTCCTCGTACGGTAGATTAGATAGATGGTGCGGGTGGCTTCTGCCTCGCGCCAATAGAATTCATCAATCCGTTGCCGTGAATGCCCAaagcttttcttccttttcgtGGCAACTCTCAGCATGCGTAAAAGTGCATAGAAGAGTATCCCACTCGGAGGCAACTGTTCG encodes:
- a CDS encoding expressed protein — its product is MGVQNKDIRINWDSEPRLTNHLVNLIAANSRYSACIFGSNTGDRWLIERELCLEVLKQEPWMRDKEVQGWVRRSANGWEATDKWTSGMVHPVRNRLHLLVKRMKEGWYKSKYAIDPEWSREEQVPEVTRVTLGRDHPYYFTLRSLWLKNQHPVSASTPATVQSSHEQNKCKQRTASTSRYWPSAKNANHLEGLHKQKIQGDASQMMAECFSDPEGEQERSPKRPRIDASDRSYEGNPDEEAVVEDTLAESPHPADEPDSREREGMGTPKGSNRHRVQEGFGVENSVASRPTPSSEKRPRGRPKGSLNKKGKKIEVHNEGREMPKPLDGEPVKRGRGRPKGSTNKRKQY
- a CDS encoding acetyl-CoA carboxylase, putative, whose amino-acid sequence is MSSATPNGSAVNGQSDIYDHSKVAQFIGANSVESAPSGRVTDFVKAHNGHTVITKVLIANNGIAAVKEIRSIRKWSYETFGSDRQIEFTVMATPEDLRINAEYIRMADRYVEVPGGSNNNNYANVDFIVDVAERAGVHAVWAGWGHASENPRLPETLAKSKIIFIGPPGSAMRSLGDKISSTIVAQHAKVPCMPWSGTGISDTILSPQGFVTVPDKAYDDACVHSWEEGLERAEKIGFPIMIKASEGGGGKGIRKVEDGEKFKNSFQAVAGEVPGSPIFIMKLAGSARHLEVQLIADQYGNAISLFGRDCSVQRRHQKIIEEAPVTIAKPETFEEMEKAAVRLAKLVGYVSAGTVEYLYSHSDDSFYFLELNPRLQVEHPTTEMVSGCNIPAVQLQIAMGIPLHRIRDIRTLYGMDPHGITEIDFDGSKPESVNTQRKPTPKGHVIACRITGENPDAGFKPSSGNLTELNFRSNSNVWGYFSVSSAGGLHEYADSQFGHIFAYGMERSEARKSMVVALKELSIRGEFRTTVEYLIKLLEKPEFENNTLTTQWLDGLIAEGMTSERPDPVVAVVCGAVVKAYIAYEASLAKYKSVLDKGQVPPKDSLQTFFKSEFIYENVRYSFAMAKSSAYSFTLYLNGGRIFVGCRGLSDGGLLISLSGATHTVYFREEVGAMVLSVDSKTTLIEDEQDPSQLRSPSPGKLVRYLIDSGDHVDAGDAYAEIEVMKMIMSVTASESGIAQFMKQPGQTLASGELLGILTLDDPTKVKFAKPFEGILPTFELKNGRYGTKPHQRLREHLEVLYDNLSGYDNSASVLSSLRIVETALRDADLPYSNAQGVMSTLSGRIPQKLEDEIRSILDSCRAGRFEFPSRKLQHTIDVFVEENVLPKERPQVIAAISPLKVLIDAFAHGLKVHEWQTWADLLSFFADVEEPFADTTRTQENVILKLRDDCKDLDQVVNLVLSHSKIALKTKLVLALLDVIKSESPRASMTPESRVNDALSRLAALDSRPTAKVALKAKEVMIVGSLPSYEERLGQLEKLLSAAVTTSYYGQQGSGHRLPSADVLKEVTDSRYTVFDVLTTFFDHDDPWVALAALEVYVRRAYRVYNVLHLDYEAGEKGGEPHIITWRFKLGGHQSEPATPRVDSTKDFTRIASMSDLSYVVTTKTEPVRFGLMTSYNDLASLEQSFAKLLSIYPAFSHAEHIEKFGKDARHPHVMNVALRLFNGEQMSDIELNERFHALANQYAAEINGKGIRRISFVICRKDQYPAYVTLRESVEGYWKEEEAIRDIEPALAYQLELGRLSNFKITPQPSSNRQIHVYHAVGRENTSDVRFFVRALLRPGRFQGNMQVKEYLISETDRLVGDILDTLEVVSSQHRQADCNHIMVNCVYNLNVTFDDIQEALAGFIERHGKRLWRLRVTQAEIRVVIEDEEGNVLPIRSFIENVSGFVVKYEAYQEIDNDKGKSILKSIGENGQFHLQPVNFPYSTKESLQPRRYQAHVIGTTYVYDFPDLFRQATDKAWHNLQTYLPNIKIPSDLLTATELIFDEHGELQEVNRAPGLNTCGMVAWVYTLKTPEYPQGRRVVVISNDITYQIGSFGPIEDEFFYKATQYARKHGLPRIYLSANSGARIGLAEEVMALFDVAWREAGKPEKGFDYLYLTPANLDKLNDMGPGSVITDEIEVDGERRHKIVSVIGLKDGLGVECLRGSGLIAGETSRAYDDIFTISMVTARSVGIGAYLVRLGQRVVQVEGQPIILTGAQAINKVLGKEVYTSNIQLGGPQIMYKNGISHLTAGSDLDGALQIINYLMFIPEQRGRAIPILPTGDHWDRAVEWKPTKAAYDPRNFLSGCSEDIDGVQSWKSGILDNGSFFETMGGWAQTIVTGRGRISGIPVAVIAAETRSIERVDPADPANENSQESRVSLAGTVWFPDSSRKTATAIEDANREGLPLVIFANFRGFSGGMSDMAQAILKEGAKIVDGLSSYKHPVIVYLVPNGELRGGAWVVLDPSINPEHMTMFVDNESRGGVLEPEGIVEVKYRKPKVQATMARLDEEYARLKKEVENPNASPEEKTAATAKLEAREKHLGPAYQSIALEFADLHDRSGRMKAKADCIPCDWENSRRAIYWSLRRKLSETRILKKLENANPRLTYPERKELLQQFIPIELSSDSEVAAYIEKSGEAIESFIQGVRDEWCSDTLVSWAGTNQEGVMSGFKRILEGLSAEQKAQVLAELGMQGQA